The following proteins come from a genomic window of Microbacterium sp. SY138:
- a CDS encoding carbohydrate ABC transporter permease: MMRKKRSLPRILSIILLTIAAIGFAFPFYFMIVGAFQESPTNSPSELFPTSGWTVDNFVAIDSRIDLVGSLLNSLIFTAGVLLGTVVFGLLAGYAIARLDFRGRGVIWVLMLLVQMVPFQLLMIPLYVQITRNYGLGDSYMGMILPFLINTTAVFIFVQFFKALPVEIFEAARIDGAGEIRLLTSVAIPLIRPVLVTVVLVTFIGPWNEFLWPFLITKDASLQPLAVSLANYISNVAQSTANPNGAILAGATALAFPVVILFVVFQRFFKATDLGAAVKG; encoded by the coding sequence ATGATGCGAAAGAAGCGTTCACTGCCCCGCATCCTGAGCATCATCCTGCTCACGATCGCGGCCATCGGATTCGCCTTCCCCTTCTACTTCATGATCGTGGGGGCGTTCCAGGAGAGTCCGACGAACTCCCCGAGCGAACTGTTCCCGACGAGCGGGTGGACTGTCGACAACTTCGTCGCGATCGACTCGCGCATCGACCTGGTCGGCTCGCTGCTGAACTCGCTGATCTTCACGGCGGGCGTGCTGCTGGGAACCGTCGTGTTCGGGCTGCTCGCCGGCTACGCGATCGCCCGCCTCGACTTCCGCGGCCGAGGCGTGATCTGGGTGCTGATGCTGCTCGTGCAGATGGTGCCGTTCCAGCTGCTGATGATCCCCCTCTACGTGCAGATCACCCGCAACTACGGCCTCGGCGACTCGTACATGGGCATGATCCTGCCGTTCCTGATCAACACCACGGCAGTGTTCATCTTCGTACAGTTCTTCAAGGCGCTGCCGGTGGAGATCTTCGAAGCGGCGCGGATCGACGGTGCGGGCGAGATCCGCCTGCTGACATCCGTCGCGATCCCGCTCATCCGCCCCGTGCTGGTGACGGTCGTGCTGGTCACCTTCATCGGCCCCTGGAACGAATTCCTCTGGCCCTTCCTCATCACGAAGGATGCGAGTCTGCAGCCTCTGGCCGTCTCACTCGCGAACTACATCTCCAACGTGGCGCAGTCCACGGCCAACCCGAACGGCGCGATCCTCGCCGGCGCCACGGCGCTCGCGTTCCCCGTCGTCATCCTGTTCGTCGTCTTCCAGCGCTTCTTCAAGGCCACCGACCTCGGCGCGGCCGTCAAAGGCTAG
- a CDS encoding glycoside hydrolase family 130 protein — translation MFSGASFPLGPFTPFEGNPILRPRGDSWESANLYNPAAIVDGDEVVLLYRAHADDIISHIGIARSRDGVTFTREDAPILSPSEDYETYGCEDPRIALIDGTYYLTYTGWDRRSAQLCLATSTDLRTWTKHGPLFDDFDTFKTMDPRGFNWSKAGVIVPQRMHGKWWMYFGEGAIYWATSDDLIHWRPGTPDTEPMYSPTPGTWDEALVEIGASPVVTDNGLLLFLTNGATRSVHDDGTVDVDYRCGQIAIDPDEPTKVIARLQEPWLRPQTFEDMHGLVSNVTFVEGLVKFHGKWFAYYGQSDTTLAVAIHDPAEPWGRALRDGGEA, via the coding sequence ATGTTCTCCGGAGCCTCCTTCCCCCTCGGTCCGTTCACGCCCTTTGAAGGCAACCCCATCCTGCGTCCGCGCGGCGACAGCTGGGAGTCGGCCAACCTCTACAACCCGGCGGCCATCGTCGACGGCGATGAGGTCGTGCTGCTCTACCGGGCGCACGCCGACGACATCATCTCCCACATCGGCATCGCCCGCTCCCGGGACGGGGTGACCTTCACCCGCGAGGACGCGCCGATCCTCTCCCCCTCCGAGGACTACGAGACCTACGGATGCGAAGACCCGCGCATCGCGCTGATCGACGGCACCTACTACCTCACCTATACGGGCTGGGACCGCCGCAGCGCGCAGCTGTGCCTGGCGACCTCGACCGACCTGCGCACCTGGACCAAGCACGGTCCGCTGTTCGACGACTTCGACACGTTCAAGACCATGGACCCGCGCGGGTTCAACTGGTCGAAGGCCGGGGTCATCGTTCCGCAGCGGATGCACGGGAAATGGTGGATGTACTTCGGCGAGGGCGCGATCTACTGGGCGACCAGCGACGACCTCATCCACTGGAGGCCGGGCACGCCCGACACCGAGCCGATGTACTCTCCGACCCCCGGCACCTGGGACGAGGCGCTCGTCGAGATCGGCGCCTCCCCTGTGGTCACCGACAACGGATTGCTCCTGTTCCTCACGAACGGCGCCACCCGCAGCGTGCACGACGACGGCACCGTCGACGTCGACTACCGCTGCGGGCAGATCGCGATCGACCCGGACGAGCCGACGAAGGTCATCGCCCGCCTGCAGGAGCCGTGGCTGCGCCCGCAGACCTTCGAGGACATGCACGGACTCGTCTCTAACGTGACCTTCGTGGAGGGGCTCGTGAAGTTCCACGGGAAGTGGTTCGCGTACTACGGGCAGTCCGACACGACGCTGGCGGTCGCGATCCACGATCCGGCCGAGCCGTGGGGTCGCGCACTGCGCGACGGCGGAGAGGCGTGA